In the Microplitis mediator isolate UGA2020A chromosome 5, iyMicMedi2.1, whole genome shotgun sequence genome, gtaatttttaatgtctatcaaaaactaaattatatcAATCATCGAAGTCTGccaattaaaaatacacattttataaataatgtattttgTAAAGATAAGACTGTGTTTGTGTGCTGGTATGATAAAATCTACTGTGTCAATGTATTATAATATggacatatatatgaatatccTCATGTACATATGAACGCACATTTATACTTGTAGTTAGCTATATATACGAATCCACATATACTttatatgtttttatcattgtaCAGTAAATGTATACACACTTACACATATTTATTCTACAGGAGTGTAGTAGTGTAGAGTGGTGGTCATTACACATCACGTACATTATTATCAGATCTTTCCGCTATTCTGACATACACGTCTAAACAcacattacatatatatacatatataagtgtatataatatatgtaaaagtTCAAACGGTTCAAACTTTAGATATATCTCTGGTCTGCCACGTTTTTTGCACTCCAAAAACTACtgttatatatatcatatttatatataatataaataattaaaaaattatattatttaatcttgattaatttaatagtttaCCTGAAACTATAATAAAACACAtaaacagttaaattttgataaataattatcagaaataataaatagaagaTTTTTGCaagatcataaaaaattaagccaACATGTCACTTACTgaggtaaataatttttaatataaatatctaatattaattttttttaaaactggaattgagaaatttaataaaaatattttaaattataaaacgtATGACGAATAACTTGGTAACAATGTCAATACTTGATGtattatttaagttatttCAAGGTTATAACACGTGAATTAtgtttaatcaatatttaatgatgaatgtttattttttaattgttgtttGGAAATTAATTCACTTCTTTgtgatttaaaattgttattgtttttaagtgattgttgataaatatatttaagatTCATGgagttgatttttaaatttattttattatttttttatgattcttaATAtgtaatgtttattattttattcatatatatttgaatatctTTGTTAATATGACCTTCAGAAGTTCAGTCACGTCTTGAAAATTCTAGAATGATATCAAGTTTTAGTAActtttagatatttattatttattactctgaataaatgtataatagattaaaaattatacaattacCCAAATGTAACAACGATTGATATTCCATATCATcgagcaattttttttttataatcttgtATAGTAAACCACAAATAttagtgtgaatgtaactgacaagtaggaattttttaaatatttgaataaataaataaaacgtaactaaaataaaaatgaaaaaattcttatttagataaatgaaaaatcagaacgtgcatttttttaaatttcagtattttaattaattaatttatttatttattcgaaatttagaAATTGTCTCAtgcctgctacattcacaaattcattttttagttacatattaaaaaaaattatttcaaaatattaagaacttttaaaaattatcgtagaagttgagtaaataattgaataaaattaagtatCAACATTTGGTATTCTGTAGATAAtaaggtcttttaccttaggCTGTTTCTTTgtcaaaacaataatttaattttgttttctaattaatttttggacaaaacaaaaatcataattattgaaatagaaaactttttaataaaattcaataaattaatgctaatacaattaaaaacttttctaGAGATTTGAAAAAGCTGCTGAAGAAATAAAGGAATTGGCAACTACACCATCCAACGAAGACTTGTTGGAGATTTAtgctttttataaacaagcTACTGTTGGAGATTGTAATactggtaattatttttaccaattaaaacattataataattttttaatataattgattCCGCGCGTTTTTATcgcccgacaaaatatcctatgGACAAAATGTctccgacaaaatatcctatcAGCAAATCATCCCTTGACAAAATAACCCCCACCGTCATAAGCACTAAAATaaacatgaaaatttaaaaatatcaatgtaataaagaatgaaattttatatgtattttagtgtgaaaaaaatttacataactTTTACATCACTCTAATCCAATagcttaattataaaaaaaacaatatcatAGTTATAGAATTATACAAATACATTGAATTGTTAGCCAAATATTTAACATTGTAACATATATCAAATAGCGAAACAACAATATAATACGAGTTAATAACTAAGAATTACTGAAAAAGCTTACtataatattctataaaataaGAGAAGAATGCCTTAGTTTTCTAgacattcaaatatttttaaaatcagtttcacattcgttacactaccctcttctcaataaaattatcgtccTGATGAAAAATTGTGTTGGAAAAATCGGGTAGACGACTATCGCCCAGGATTCAATAGGGAAAGTTGCCGATTGTACATATCCCAATTACTCAGATCCAGATCTTAAAACTCAGAATCCCTAAAGCCTAGATTTCCAATCGCCTAGGCAATCGGGATTCTGTATGATTGGAATTCTGGACAATGAGGATTCTGGATAATTAGGATTCTGCGTGATTAGGAATCTAGGCTATAGGGATTCTGGGTTATAAGATTCCGGGTGATTGGATTCTGGATGATAGACGTCTACCCGAAAAATCgaacttaattgaaattaaaatcatcCCACTTCTGACACCAAATAGTAGTATCTCAAAacttaatatcacttatactacaatgataacacactgaaagtagaaataataacaccacaGTTAACAGCAGCAAAAAAAAAGGCAAGAgagatatagtttattgagatacagATGTATGCTGTTAAAACATATGACTAACTGACTCTAGTCGCgtttctataaaacaagagcagaaggcatttgttttctagatattcatatatttaaaagatcagtttcacattcgttacaatatgTATTAATGATTCCAccgccaaaatttaaatgtttgtaCTATTCACACCTAATTTGGGTGCTtgtttttcagaaaaaatgtgaGAATggataaatagtaaaataaattaaaggtaGATGAAAAACTGTACATTTTGAGGGCTCGATTTTCAGGAAAATTGTGGAAATTATGTCGGGGGATAAAAACGCGCATTACTAATTCATTAGGCGATTAATCACTTTATACTAATAAAAttcctttttaattttaattactattgttcattaatttaaaaaaatttttcttttatagaGAAACCAGGTTTCTTTGATTTCAAAGGTAAATCAAAATGGGAAGCTTGGAACTCAAAAAAAGGAATGAGTCAAGATGAAGCTAAAGAAAAGTACATCAGCAAAGTAGCCGAGTTGATTGAATCTATTGGgaaaaagtgattttaattatttaattataatgttatcattataattaaactaaacAATCACGACCAACATCTAGAATCTCAATAGAATCACCAAGGAATTACGCGCAAATATATAttgcataaaataatttataataaaatataaatgtgctattataattacaaaaaagaaAATCTACTTTTACATCACTCTAATTAGTCTAATgtgcaattattaaaaaatatataaatatatatgtaacataTATCAATTGTTTTGTTATCTTGTCACAATTAGcttgattatttttgtaacaatTTTACAGTCTCGCCTAGCTTTTTTAAAGGAATTGATGgatgtataataaataaatcaaccataattaaatcatgaagtgtattttttttaaatcttaaactTAAATTGTCTTATCTTTATATACacatagataattaataataataataataataattaaaaagtaaatttgacTACAGCATGATGATATTACAATGAATAATAACTTGAAAATCAATCGATAAAATCAGTATCAGACTATATTTTCAGACAgcatttttatcatcaactgAATTATTTcccacttatttattttttaataacgttaatttattaattaatagtaactataattataattgtaataatattaaacttaataattaatttctatctaTGTGAATACAGACATCTAATTAAAATAGCGTAGCAAATATATAGtgtcttataaataaatagattcgGTTCCATATCAACTGATGCTTTCACTCAATCGTTATTAAGttgttgttaaaaataatttgctatttgaaaattaatatcaacaaCAATAACTTTAACAAACTAGACATACTttaatacattaaataaatccACCGAATCATTTTGTATGCAaatcaatattataatattaatcattgcgatgaataaataaagttactaaataattataaatgatgaGTCGGCTCAGAAGTTTACCCAGGATAATTTatgttacttttaattttatttaatgcagTCACAGTGTCGCTATAAAGTGtgagtataatttaaaagctaaaaatatatatttaacgtaacaaaataaacaatgaGCCGATGGTAATGAAAGAAAGAGGGTAAgagatgatttttttataaaataacagctacttaatttattaattaatgtaaaataaaaaataaaaaaaaaattaattagtcaaaATGTGACAGGTCATAACCAAGTcaactgtttatttattttaaatgtttactATCACTTTCGTTTACTTTTTTCGTGCTTGATACTTGTGTGcggatgatgataatgattttttaccCTATTCAAGTTCTCGGTATGCGGTATTTTAGCACTGGGGCTACCGCGAACGGTAGTATTGTTTCCCGTTGATGATGTGTCGACGGTTTTGTCATTCACTTGACGACTCGTCGATGCTTCATTCAACCTAACAAACAAGATATGTATCACACGTTTTACTCATtgtacttaataattttttttttttttttttttttaaagtaaagtGAGCAGAAAGAGGAAtagtagataaatttttatttattatgagctGGTTggccaataaaaaaaaattgctaataataaataaataaattaatataattttgtaattaacaaattaatttttatttttttttaattatgttaattgttagatttattattaaatgaaaacTGCTAACGGGATGCATCGACCAGCGTcttgttattataattccgTAATtcgtaattgttattattataaattattaagcaAAATTAcgttaaatttgtaattttaaaaaaattattgtgaaattatttaaaccaaGTGTAAGTAGATGGATGGATGGATGATAGATTTTGTGttcaaagtaataaatataataaggTGGCATTAAGCAtgaggagtaaaaaaaaatgaatttaactGTACGTTATTGATTGAGGAACACCATTGACGGTTCTAGATTTTATAACGTCGTTTTCATAAAATGTTATGGTCTCTTTTCCACCTTCAACGATCCTATAAAcaatcaaaacaaaaatataattagttttttttttacatcttattgtattaataattaattaattgttatgtgataataaaataattaatcagcaatgaaaggattttttaataaagcgATTGctggataattattttattgtctaaatgattaattagttaaggacattctcagacagtgtcccccactttttaaaaatttgcaatGACTTTGAATCGtaataaccgtattaaaattttggacaacaaaatttgaaaattcgaatcaTAAAGTTGACatgattaattttgaattttaacagATTTTGTTTAAGTCCCAATTGATCTCAACTGTATTAATGA is a window encoding:
- the LOC130668498 gene encoding acyl-CoA-binding protein-like yields the protein MSLTERFEKAAEEIKELATTPSNEDLLEIYAFYKQATVGDCNTEKPGFFDFKGKSKWEAWNSKKGMSQDEAKEKYISKVAELIESIGKK